CAAGTGACGATGCGCAATTCCATTCTTATGCCTATGAGAATGTGTGTGGATACTTAGTTGAAAAGAATTTCTTATAGCAAATACCCCAACAATTAGCAGAGAAATTCCAACTAAGAATTCGGCAATATTGGAAAATTTGTTTAATGGCGTAATATCCTTAATAAAAATCGCTAGGAAAGCTAACAAAAGGACACCAGAAGAGTGTCCTAAGCCCCATGAGAAACTATTCTTAAGAGCTTTTTGGGGATTATTAATCGCTGCTGGTGCCATTGCGACTAGATGATCAGCACCACTAACAACATGCACAAATCCTGCAACTATACCGGTTAATATTACAGCCTGCATATATATTCAGTACAACTTTTTTTATTCATTTTTATAGCATAATTCACAGTCAAAATTAAATTGAGTTAAATAATTTCTTGAAAGAATTTTCAATATCACTTTCTCTCATAAAAGTTTCACCAATTAATACTCCCTTGATTCCAATTGATCTAAGCGATTCTAAATCTTGGGCACAATTAATTCCAGATTCACTAATGGGAAGAATATTTTGTTTTGAAAATATTTCTGCATATTTATTCATTAATTCTATCGATGTTTTTAAATCTGTTTTAAAAGTCTTTAAGTCCCTATTATTTATTCCAATCAAATTAAAGGATTTTAACTTCAGTATCCTTTCTAATTCATTTTCATTATGGACTTCAACAAGAACACTCATTTTTAAATTATCAGCAATTTTCTTTAGGTAAATTAAATCGTCATCACTTAAAATCGCAGCGATTAATAATATTGCATCCGCACCATATACCCTTGCTTTATAAATCTGATAAGCAGAAATAATAAAATCTTTGCAAAGGAGAGGGAGATTAGTTGATTTCCTAACAGTTTCGAGTATTTCAAAACTACCTTGAAAAAACCTTTTATCAGTAAGTACTGAGATACATGATGCGCCTAATCCTTGATAACAAATTGCTATATCTTCAGGGTTAAAATCTTTTCTAATAACTCCTTTACTCGGACTAGCTTTTTTTATTTCTGCAATTACTCCTGGTATTATTTTTGACTCCAAGATATTTTTATAAAAATCTTTGGGGGCAGGAAGTTTTTCAATTTTTTTTATTAGATCTTCTAAAGAAACTATTTTTTTAAAATTCTTAATTTCAATGTCCTTATGCCATACAATTTCTTCTAGAATATTTTTTGCTTGTGCTTCTCTATGAGGTACAGCATATTCTAAATTTTCTACCCTTACAGTTGGATTTGGTGGCCTGCGTCTTATCTCCATTAATTTTATATATTATTTTATTTGAGAAGCCGCTTGTTTATATGCGACCTCAACTACTTCACTAAGAGTGGGATGAGTATGAACTTCTTTAGATAATTCAATTACATCTTGGTTCCTTGAAATAGCGTTCGAAATTTCTTGAATCAAATCAGCTGCATGTAACCCAAAAATATGAGCACCTAATACTTTCCCATTATCTTTATTGAAAATCAACTTTAGTAATCCATCACTCTCCAATTCAGCCAATGCTTTTGAATTGGCCTTAAAGAAACTTTTAACAACTCCCAAAGTAAAATTTTCTTTTGCAGATATCTCCTTGGCTTCAGCTTCAGAGAGACCAACTGAACTTATCTCAGGGTGAGTAAAGGTTGCTGCAGGGATACTTTTATAGTTAATTTCGACGTTACCACCGCAAATATTATCAACAGCAATAGTACCTTGCGCTGCAGCTGTATGGGCAAGCATTAGTTTGCCTGTCACATCTCCAACGGCCCAAATGTTTGGTATTGTTTCATCACCATTCTTAACTCTCATTTGATCATCTACAGGAATGAAACCTTTTACTGTTTCGATCCCAACCGAATCAAGATTTAAGTTATTACTATTAGGACTTCTGCCAGTTGCAACTAGTACAGCGTCAACTTCTAAAGTTTCTACAACTTCTTTAGATTTTGCATCTGTCAGTTCTATTTTCACAGGACATCCAGGTGTTATTTTTGTTGCAAAAACATTTGATTTTGTGTCTATATCTCTTGCTTGAATAAGGTTCTTCTTGGCAATTTTTGTAATGTCTGGATCAAATGTTGGCATAATATTTTCCAAAGCCTCGATCATGGTAACTTCACAACCTAGTGCGGTATAAACATCAGCAAATTCTAATCCTATATATCCACTTCCAATAATAGCTATCCATCTTGGAAGCCACTCAAGTTTAACCGCATCATCACTAGTAAATACAGTCCTATTATCCAAAGTTATTCCACGGGGCACAAAAGGAGAAGAACCAGTTGCTATAACAATATTCTTAGATGTAAAGATTTTATCAATACCGTTTTTATCTCTTACACCTACTTTTTGATTTCCTTCAATTCTGCCAATGCCCAAAATAATTTCAACTCCACTCCTTTTGAGAGTTTTTGTTAAATTTTCTCTAACATTTAAAACTAAATTATTTGCATGATCTGCAATTTTTGATCTTTCGAACCTTACTGGGGAAGCATGAATACCAAATTTAGCTAAATGTTCATAATTAGCGATTTCTCTGACTTTTCCACTTGCAGCTAAAAGAGCCTTAGATGGAACAC
This window of the Prochlorococcus sp. MIT 1314 genome carries:
- the trpC gene encoding indole-3-glycerol phosphate synthase TrpC: MEIRRRPPNPTVRVENLEYAVPHREAQAKNILEEIVWHKDIEIKNFKKIVSLEDLIKKIEKLPAPKDFYKNILESKIIPGVIAEIKKASPSKGVIRKDFNPEDIAICYQGLGASCISVLTDKRFFQGSFEILETVRKSTNLPLLCKDFIISAYQIYKARVYGADAILLIAAILSDDDLIYLKKIADNLKMSVLVEVHNENELERILKLKSFNLIGINNRDLKTFKTDLKTSIELMNKYAEIFSKQNILPISESGINCAQDLESLRSIGIKGVLIGETFMRESDIENSFKKLFNSI
- the lpdA gene encoding dihydrolipoyl dehydrogenase produces the protein MTDSSFDFDLIVIGAGYGGFDAAKHAAGKGLKVAIVESSDMGGTCVNKGCVPSKALLAASGKVREIANYEHLAKFGIHASPVRFERSKIADHANNLVLNVRENLTKTLKRSGVEIILGIGRIEGNQKVGVRDKNGIDKIFTSKNIVIATGSSPFVPRGITLDNRTVFTSDDAVKLEWLPRWIAIIGSGYIGLEFADVYTALGCEVTMIEALENIMPTFDPDITKIAKKNLIQARDIDTKSNVFATKITPGCPVKIELTDAKSKEVVETLEVDAVLVATGRSPNSNNLNLDSVGIETVKGFIPVDDQMRVKNGDETIPNIWAVGDVTGKLMLAHTAAAQGTIAVDNICGGNVEINYKSIPAATFTHPEISSVGLSEAEAKEISAKENFTLGVVKSFFKANSKALAELESDGLLKLIFNKDNGKVLGAHIFGLHAADLIQEISNAISRNQDVIELSKEVHTHPTLSEVVEVAYKQAASQIK
- a CDS encoding hydantoin utilization protein A; this translates as MQAVILTGIVAGFVHVVSGADHLVAMAPAAINNPQKALKNSFSWGLGHSSGVLLLAFLAIFIKDITPLNKFSNIAEFLVGISLLIVGVFAIRNSFQLSIHTHSHRHKNGIAHRHLHFHVKEQKNNNKHSHALTGLGLLHGIAGGSHFLAVLPALALPLTSACLYLISYLIGSLISMNLFTCLISFTTFKANQKFIKRLIALAGGLSFSMGLFWIQKSAAVFLN